The following proteins come from a genomic window of Pseudomonas putida:
- a CDS encoding DUF1851 domain-containing protein: MDKVFANLIENFGPPIDRREVPGSTIEKYRDKLPPKLLEYWSEHGWGGYGEGIFWLVNPQEYDAVVSCWIAGTALASYDNYHLVARSAFGDLYLWGEKTGFSLEITSVGSQYIFYRTEFTKEQLNTELQGFILSREVESMDFNGLFNPAKEKLGRLKHDEMYGFFPALMLGGADSLQHLKKVSAVEHLIFLAQLTDLQPYSFSEQPD, translated from the coding sequence ATGGATAAAGTATTTGCCAATTTGATTGAGAATTTCGGTCCGCCGATTGACCGCCGGGAAGTACCTGGCTCCACAATCGAAAAATACAGAGACAAGCTTCCTCCCAAGCTTTTGGAATATTGGTCCGAGCATGGGTGGGGGGGCTACGGTGAGGGCATATTCTGGCTAGTCAATCCGCAAGAATATGACGCCGTAGTTTCCTGTTGGATTGCAGGCACGGCACTTGCTTCGTACGACAACTATCATTTGGTTGCGAGAAGTGCCTTCGGAGACTTGTACCTTTGGGGAGAGAAAACTGGCTTTTCATTGGAGATAACAAGCGTGGGCTCTCAGTACATATTTTATCGAACTGAGTTCACAAAGGAACAACTAAATACTGAGCTTCAAGGCTTTATTTTGTCAAGAGAAGTGGAGTCAATGGATTTCAATGGTCTCTTCAATCCCGCCAAGGAAAAACTGGGTAGACTTAAACATGACGAGATGTACGGCTTTTTCCCCGCGCTCATGCTGGGCGGGGCTGACTCCCTGCAACATCTTAAAAAAGTCAGCGCTGTTGAACACTTGATCTTTCTGGCGCAATTGACAGATCTTCAACCTTACTCCTTTTCCGAGCAGCCAGATTAA
- a CDS encoding IS66 family transposase, translating to MISVPDNLPDDPALLKQLLLESYAARLREQEVNQAHIVQIDDLKEQIKLWRDRFFGRKSEQTVDPKTPQLAMFDEAENDPLLAVVDDANEEVVVPVKRRGKRKSLAANLPRIEVIHELPEHELTCACGCRKHVIGEETSEQLDIVPMQIRVLKHVRKIYGCRGCETAPVTADKPAQLIEKSMASPSVLAMLLTTKYVDGLPLHRFESVLSRHGIEIPRQTLARWVIQCSKYFQPLLNLMRDRLLESPVIHCDETRVQVLKEPDRDPTSQSWMWVQASGPPDRQVVLFDYTTSRAQEVPLRLLQGYRGYVMTDDYAGYNALALQPGIERLACMVHARRKFVEAQKVQPKGKTGRADVALTMINKLYDIERDLKEVSDEQRFIGRQERSLPILGQLKSWLDKTYAQVTPQSVLGKAVHYLANNWRRLERYVEAGHLPIDNNLAERAIKPFVIGRKAWLFSDTPKGATASAQIYSLVETAKVNGQEPYTWLRHVLERLPYASSVSDYEALLPWNCSPEIPR from the coding sequence GATCTGAAAGAACAAATCAAGTTATGGCGTGACCGTTTCTTTGGCCGCAAGTCCGAGCAAACCGTCGATCCCAAAACGCCGCAACTGGCCATGTTCGATGAAGCGGAAAATGACCCTCTGCTGGCTGTAGTCGATGATGCCAATGAAGAAGTCGTTGTCCCGGTCAAGCGCCGTGGCAAGCGCAAGTCATTGGCGGCTAATCTGCCACGTATCGAAGTTATCCATGAGTTGCCCGAACACGAACTGACCTGCGCCTGCGGTTGCCGCAAGCATGTCATCGGCGAAGAAACCAGCGAGCAGCTCGATATCGTGCCGATGCAGATCCGCGTACTCAAACACGTGCGCAAGATCTATGGCTGCCGTGGTTGCGAGACTGCTCCTGTCACTGCTGACAAGCCCGCCCAGTTAATCGAAAAAAGCATGGCCAGCCCAAGCGTGCTGGCCATGCTGCTGACGACCAAGTACGTCGATGGCTTGCCGCTACACAGGTTTGAAAGTGTGCTGTCCCGCCACGGCATCGAGATTCCACGACAAACCCTGGCGCGTTGGGTGATCCAGTGCAGTAAATACTTCCAGCCGCTGTTGAACCTGATGCGTGATCGGCTGCTGGAAAGTCCGGTGATTCATTGCGATGAGACCCGCGTCCAGGTGTTGAAAGAACCGGATCGAGACCCGACCAGCCAATCCTGGATGTGGGTGCAAGCCAGTGGCCCGCCTGATCGACAAGTTGTGCTGTTCGACTACACCACCAGCCGTGCGCAGGAAGTACCATTGCGTCTGCTGCAAGGCTATCGCGGCTATGTGATGACCGACGATTATGCGGGTTACAACGCTTTGGCGTTGCAGCCCGGTATCGAGCGACTGGCATGCATGGTTCACGCGCGCCGCAAGTTCGTCGAAGCACAAAAGGTGCAGCCCAAGGGTAAGACCGGACGAGCCGATGTGGCGCTGACGATGATCAATAAGCTGTATGACATCGAGCGCGACCTCAAGGAGGTCAGCGACGAACAGCGGTTCATCGGTCGCCAGGAAAGAAGCTTACCGATCCTCGGTCAGCTGAAAAGCTGGCTGGACAAGACGTACGCCCAGGTGACGCCGCAAAGCGTATTGGGCAAGGCGGTGCATTACCTGGCAAACAACTGGCGCCGCCTGGAACGGTATGTCGAAGCGGGCCATTTGCCAATCGACAACAACCTGGCAGAGCGTGCGATAAAACCGTTTGTCATTGGGCGCAAGGCTTGGCTGTTCAGTGACACGCCCAAGGGCGCCACGGCAAGTGCGCAGATATACAGCTTGGTCGAGACCGCCAAGGTCAACGGCCAGGAGCCCTATACGTGGCTGCGCCACGTACTTGAGCGCCTGCCGTATGCGTCGTCGGTCTCAGACTACGAAGCCTTGCTGCCATGGAACTGCTCGCCAGAGATACCACGGTAA